In a genomic window of Halalkalibacillus sediminis:
- a CDS encoding L-threonine 3-dehydrogenase, producing the protein MKKIMITGALGQIGSELTTMLRSKYGENNVIATDIREDESGSLGNGPFEVLDVTDAGQMHEIAKKYQADTIMHLAALLSAKAENNPQLAWNLNMGGLVNALEVARDLNTQFFTPSSIGAFGPSTPKENTPQDTIQRPTTMYGVNKVSGELLCDYYFQRFGVDTRGVRFPGLISYVTKPGGGTTDYAVEVYYEALKNGKYTSYIGEGTHMDMMYMPDAVNAIVQLMEADASKLEHRNAFNVSAMSAAPEDFEKAIQKHIPEFKMDYDVDPVRQKIAESWPNAIDSSAAKDEWGFDPKYDIHKMTEDMLQQLKVRV; encoded by the coding sequence ATGAAAAAGATAATGATTACAGGGGCATTGGGTCAAATAGGATCCGAATTGACTACCATGCTCCGAAGTAAGTATGGGGAAAATAACGTCATTGCGACTGATATTCGTGAAGACGAAAGCGGATCGCTTGGAAATGGACCATTCGAAGTTCTGGATGTGACTGATGCGGGTCAAATGCATGAGATTGCGAAAAAGTACCAAGCTGATACAATCATGCACTTGGCTGCTCTACTTTCAGCGAAAGCGGAGAACAATCCGCAGTTAGCATGGAACTTGAATATGGGTGGCCTCGTTAACGCATTGGAAGTTGCCAGAGATTTGAATACACAGTTTTTCACTCCGAGTTCAATAGGAGCGTTTGGACCTTCTACACCGAAGGAAAATACTCCTCAAGATACGATTCAGCGTCCAACTACGATGTACGGAGTGAACAAAGTTTCTGGAGAGTTGCTATGTGATTACTATTTCCAGCGTTTTGGAGTAGACACACGTGGGGTTCGCTTCCCAGGTTTGATCTCTTATGTCACGAAGCCAGGCGGTGGAACGACGGACTATGCTGTCGAAGTTTACTACGAAGCATTGAAGAATGGTAAGTATACATCGTATATAGGTGAAGGTACTCACATGGACATGATGTACATGCCTGATGCAGTGAATGCGATCGTTCAATTGATGGAAGCAGACGCTTCTAAGTTGGAACATCGGAACGCATTCAATGTTTCAGCAATGAGTGCTGCACCTGAAGACTTTGAAAAAGCTATTCAGAAACATATTCCAGAATTCAAAATGGATTATGATGTCGATCCTGTAAGACAGAAGATCGCAGAAAGCTGGCCGAATGCGATTGACTCTTCCGCAGCAAAAGATGAGTGGGGCTTTGATCCGAAGTATGATATTCATAAAATGACAGAAGATATGCTACAACAATTGAAGGTAAGAGTATAA
- a CDS encoding BCCT family transporter, with product MKKKYYSDEYLGTGVQWGSFVLSGGFLLLFLLFAFFAPDLTSQMVTKSFDFSVKYFGLFWQLLMLATLIVGLILMFSRYGRVRLGLKEKPQYGYFRWISMILCTLLASGGVFWAAGEPMAHFMNTPPLFASEGMSDWDRVVPGLSQAFFHWGFSAWAILGTVATIVIMYAHYHKGMPLKPRTILYPVFGDKIYRKNNIFGILSDVTSIVAVAAGTIGAIGFLGLQAAYAFEELFGVPSTLFTQISFIVILVTIASISAVTGVDKGIQILSRFNVGFAVVLMILILIVGPTMFIFDAFIAAEAFQIQNYLMMSLTRADSAWLGWWTIFFWGWFIGFGPMMAIFISRISRGRTIRELIIAVAIIAPLVSNFWFATLGGTGVWLEIQTPESVSVPLNDVGQEAAVMAILNQLPLGGILAFGFLFITVIFVATTTDSMSYASAVAVTGNDDPSKYLRVFWALIFGATAVALLAMGDSGGSIGMLQNFIVVSAVPVSILILPPVWDSVKVAKKLAIEQGIRKKEDE from the coding sequence ATGAAAAAGAAATATTACTCCGATGAGTACTTAGGTACCGGAGTTCAATGGGGTTCATTTGTTTTAAGTGGAGGTTTCTTATTGCTCTTCTTATTATTCGCGTTTTTTGCCCCAGATCTGACTTCACAAATGGTTACAAAGTCGTTTGACTTTTCAGTAAAATATTTTGGACTTTTTTGGCAATTATTGATGCTTGCCACATTGATTGTTGGTTTGATTTTGATGTTCTCAAGATATGGTCGAGTGAGACTTGGCTTGAAAGAGAAGCCTCAATACGGATATTTCCGTTGGATATCAATGATTTTGTGTACGCTATTAGCTAGTGGAGGTGTTTTCTGGGCTGCCGGAGAACCAATGGCCCATTTCATGAACACTCCACCGTTGTTCGCTTCAGAAGGCATGAGTGATTGGGACCGTGTCGTCCCTGGTTTATCTCAAGCATTTTTCCACTGGGGATTCTCTGCTTGGGCGATTTTAGGTACCGTTGCAACAATTGTTATTATGTATGCACATTACCACAAAGGAATGCCTTTAAAACCACGTACGATTTTATACCCAGTATTCGGTGATAAGATCTACCGTAAAAATAACATCTTCGGAATTCTATCTGATGTAACCTCTATTGTTGCTGTTGCAGCAGGAACAATAGGTGCTATTGGTTTCCTAGGACTGCAAGCAGCTTATGCATTCGAAGAGCTGTTCGGTGTTCCAAGTACCTTATTTACACAGATCTCGTTCATTGTCATCCTTGTAACTATCGCTTCAATTTCTGCGGTGACCGGTGTAGATAAAGGGATTCAGATTTTAAGCCGTTTCAACGTTGGATTTGCAGTCGTTCTAATGATTCTTATTCTGATCGTTGGACCGACAATGTTCATTTTTGATGCATTCATTGCTGCAGAAGCATTCCAAATTCAAAATTACTTAATGATGAGTTTGACTCGTGCAGATAGTGCTTGGTTAGGTTGGTGGACCATTTTCTTCTGGGGTTGGTTCATCGGTTTCGGACCAATGATGGCGATCTTCATCAGCCGTATCTCTAGAGGACGTACGATCCGTGAGTTGATTATTGCTGTGGCGATCATTGCACCATTAGTCAGTAACTTCTGGTTCGCGACATTAGGTGGAACAGGAGTATGGTTAGAAATCCAGACTCCAGAGAGTGTATCTGTACCACTGAATGACGTCGGTCAAGAAGCTGCTGTTATGGCGATACTGAACCAGCTCCCTCTTGGTGGAATACTAGCGTTCGGTTTCTTATTCATAACCGTGATATTCGTTGCGACAACCACTGACTCCATGTCTTATGCGTCAGCCGTTGCAGTTACAGGTAATGATGACCCAAGTAAATATCTGAGAGTATTCTGGGCGCTGATCTTCGGTGCAACTGCTGTTGCTTTACTAGCAATGGGAGATAGTGGTGGAAGTATCGGCATGCTACAAAACTTCATTGTAGTGTCCGCAGTGCCAGTTTCGATCTTGATCCTGCCACCTGTGTGGGATTCAGTGAAAGTTGCTAAAAAGTTAGCGATTGAACAAGGTATTCGTAAAAAAGAAGATGAATAA
- a CDS encoding glycine C-acetyltransferase, which yields MPSETLNQFLNENLQELKDQGLYNEIDAVQGANGPVITIDDRKLINLSSNNYLGLATDDRLKEVAKGAVDSHGVGAGAVRTINGTLDLHVKLEEKLKEFKGTEAAIAYQSGFNCNMAAISAVMDKNDAILSDALNHASIIDGCRLSKAKIIPFNHSDMDDLRQKAKEATESGQYNKIMVITDGVFSMDGDVAKLPEIVQIAEEFDLITYVDDAHGSGVLGKGAGTVKHFGLQDKVDFQMGTLSKAIGVVGGYVAGKQNLIDWLKVRSRPFLFSTSLSPADVSACIKALDLLMESTELHDQLWENGDYLKRGLKDLGFDIGESETPITPCIIGDEKTTQQFSKRLNEEGVYAKSIVFPTVPRGTGRVRNMPTAAHTKEMLDDAIKIYEKVGKEMNVI from the coding sequence ATGCCAAGTGAAACATTAAATCAATTTTTAAATGAAAATCTGCAAGAATTGAAGGACCAAGGATTATATAATGAAATCGACGCTGTACAAGGTGCGAACGGGCCCGTCATTACTATTGATGACCGGAAATTAATCAACCTTTCGTCTAATAATTACTTAGGACTAGCTACAGATGATCGCTTGAAGGAAGTAGCTAAAGGAGCTGTTGATTCACACGGGGTCGGTGCAGGTGCTGTCCGAACAATCAACGGTACACTGGATCTTCATGTGAAGCTAGAAGAAAAACTGAAAGAATTCAAAGGAACTGAAGCAGCAATTGCTTACCAGTCTGGTTTCAACTGTAATATGGCAGCGATCTCAGCAGTGATGGATAAAAACGATGCTATTTTATCTGATGCGTTGAACCACGCGTCAATTATTGATGGTTGTCGTTTATCAAAAGCGAAAATTATTCCATTCAATCACTCTGATATGGACGACTTGCGCCAGAAGGCTAAAGAAGCCACTGAATCAGGCCAATATAATAAAATCATGGTCATTACTGATGGTGTATTTTCAATGGACGGGGATGTTGCTAAACTTCCTGAAATTGTACAAATCGCTGAAGAATTCGATTTGATCACATATGTAGATGATGCACATGGCTCAGGTGTTTTAGGAAAAGGTGCTGGTACAGTTAAACATTTCGGTTTACAAGACAAAGTCGACTTTCAAATGGGGACATTATCGAAAGCGATTGGTGTTGTAGGTGGATATGTGGCTGGTAAACAGAACTTGATTGATTGGTTGAAGGTTCGTTCTAGACCATTCTTATTTTCTACATCATTATCACCAGCGGATGTATCAGCTTGTATCAAAGCATTGGACTTGCTGATGGAATCTACAGAACTTCATGATCAATTATGGGAGAACGGTGATTACCTCAAGCGAGGATTGAAAGATTTAGGATTTGATATTGGAGAGAGTGAAACACCAATCACTCCATGTATCATTGGTGATGAAAAGACTACCCAACAATTCAGTAAGCGTTTGAACGAAGAAGGCGTTTACGCAAAATCCATTGTGTTCCCGACTGTACCACGAGGAACAGGTCGTGTGAGAAATATGCCTACAGCAGCCCACACGAAAGAAATGCTGGATGATGCTATTAAAATCTACGAAAAAGTCGGAAAAGAAATGAACGTTATATAG
- the hutH gene encoding histidine ammonia-lyase codes for MVVLDGHHLTLEDIKKVAVLGEEVSYSEDSMEKVKQSRKTVEDAVENHEVVYGINTGFGKFSDVEIEREDIDELQLNLIHSHACGVGEPFSEPVTRAMIMLRANALLKGFSGVRPVLIERLIDLLNHQIHPVIPQQGSLGASGDLAPLSHLALALLGDGEVIYQGQKKPASEALHEEKLKPLELKAKEGLALINGTQAMTAVGALAYLEAESILKHSEKIAAMTIEGLEGVIDAFDELIHQARGYQDQIEVAERIRTYLKDSKLTTKQGEKRVQDAYSIRCIPQVLGASWQTLHYVKDKLDIEINAATDNPLIFSEEGKVLSGGNFHGQPIAIAMDLLKIGMSEVANISERRIERLVNPQLNDLPAFLSPQPGLQSGAMIMQYAAASLVSENKTLAHPASVDSIPSSANQEDHVSMGTIGARHASQVIDNVRRVISVEAICALQAVEIRGIEQMAPITKEYYETLREIVPSIKKDRVFSKDIEMMQDWLTQN; via the coding sequence ATGGTTGTACTCGATGGTCACCATTTAACATTAGAAGATATAAAAAAAGTGGCTGTTCTCGGTGAGGAGGTTTCTTACTCCGAGGATAGCATGGAAAAGGTCAAACAGAGTCGTAAAACAGTTGAAGACGCTGTTGAAAATCATGAGGTAGTCTACGGAATAAACACAGGGTTCGGTAAATTCAGTGACGTTGAAATTGAACGTGAAGATATCGACGAGCTGCAGTTGAATTTAATTCATTCACACGCTTGTGGTGTCGGAGAACCTTTTTCAGAACCAGTCACGCGGGCGATGATCATGCTACGAGCTAACGCATTGTTGAAAGGATTTTCAGGGGTTCGTCCAGTGCTGATCGAGCGACTAATCGATTTATTGAATCATCAGATCCACCCAGTGATTCCTCAACAAGGATCGTTAGGGGCTAGCGGAGATCTGGCGCCATTATCTCATTTGGCTCTCGCATTGCTTGGCGATGGAGAAGTGATTTATCAAGGTCAGAAAAAGCCTGCATCTGAAGCCTTGCATGAGGAAAAATTGAAGCCTCTTGAGTTGAAAGCGAAAGAGGGATTGGCGCTGATCAACGGAACGCAAGCGATGACTGCAGTCGGCGCTCTGGCTTATCTAGAGGCTGAATCAATACTGAAGCATTCTGAAAAAATTGCTGCGATGACAATAGAAGGTTTAGAAGGTGTCATTGATGCGTTCGACGAGTTGATTCATCAAGCAAGAGGTTACCAGGATCAGATCGAAGTGGCTGAGAGAATCCGTACGTATTTAAAAGACAGCAAGCTTACGACCAAACAGGGGGAGAAGCGAGTTCAGGATGCTTATTCGATTCGCTGTATTCCCCAAGTGCTTGGAGCTTCGTGGCAAACCCTTCATTATGTAAAAGATAAGTTGGATATCGAAATTAACGCTGCAACAGATAATCCACTCATTTTTTCAGAAGAAGGTAAGGTGTTATCGGGGGGTAACTTCCACGGACAACCGATTGCGATTGCGATGGATCTGCTGAAGATTGGCATGTCTGAGGTGGCCAATATATCAGAGCGAAGAATCGAACGTCTCGTGAATCCTCAATTGAACGACCTACCTGCGTTCTTAAGCCCGCAACCTGGTTTACAATCAGGAGCGATGATCATGCAGTATGCAGCGGCATCACTTGTTTCAGAAAATAAGACATTGGCGCATCCAGCAAGTGTCGACTCGATCCCGTCTAGTGCCAATCAGGAAGATCATGTAAGCATGGGGACGATTGGGGCAAGACACGCGTCACAAGTGATTGACAATGTGCGTCGTGTGATTTCGGTCGAAGCAATTTGTGCGCTTCAGGCAGTAGAAATCCGCGGAATCGAACAAATGGCTCCTATTACAAAAGAGTATTATGAGACTTTGCGAGAAATCGTACCTTCCATTAAGAAGGACCGAGTCTTTTCTAAAGATATTGAAATGATGCAAGATTGGCTTACACAAAATTAG
- the hutP gene encoding hut operon transcriptional regulator HutP: MTEQQSGIGKTALQLVLANSHEIKEAEEKVQATSYRYCLGKTGSMELQKVVSAIETAAKRNGLVDDQLYREMHALYHAILEAVQGVTRGQVQLGDVMRTVGLRFSVVRGYPYPNSKEGEWIAVALYGTIGAPIKGLEHETSGLGINHI; encoded by the coding sequence ATGACCGAGCAACAATCAGGAATTGGAAAGACTGCCTTACAGTTAGTATTAGCCAATAGTCATGAGATCAAAGAGGCAGAAGAAAAAGTTCAAGCAACATCCTATCGTTATTGTTTAGGTAAGACTGGCTCGATGGAACTTCAAAAGGTTGTTTCGGCGATCGAGACTGCCGCTAAACGAAACGGATTGGTTGATGACCAACTCTACCGTGAAATGCATGCTTTATATCATGCGATATTAGAAGCGGTTCAAGGCGTCACGAGAGGTCAAGTTCAATTAGGTGATGTCATGCGTACGGTCGGCCTGAGATTTTCCGTCGTTCGTGGCTATCCATACCCGAATTCAAAAGAAGGCGAATGGATTGCAGTCGCTTTATATGGAACGATCGGTGCACCCATCAAAGGGTTGGAGCACGAAACATCTGGTTTAGGAATTAATCACATTTAA
- a CDS encoding tetratricopeptide repeat protein, which produces MDGLEQAIMYRKEGQLEQAKKLIMQALQEQPNDPYTLLEAGYVHDQMELAPQAINYYEQALDNGLFGDHRKDGLLCLGSSYRAVGLYEKAKETLEIGMSEFPSCNEMYIFFAMTLYNLGDYDLAMEILLSKLAETSSDGGIQKYEEAIKFYSTRLDETFN; this is translated from the coding sequence ATGGATGGATTAGAACAAGCAATCATGTATCGAAAAGAAGGGCAACTGGAACAGGCTAAAAAGCTGATTATGCAAGCATTACAAGAGCAACCGAATGATCCCTACACATTACTTGAGGCTGGCTATGTCCATGACCAAATGGAGCTCGCCCCACAGGCGATTAACTATTACGAACAAGCCTTAGATAATGGACTTTTTGGTGATCATCGAAAAGACGGTTTATTATGCTTAGGAAGCAGCTATCGTGCAGTAGGCCTATATGAAAAAGCGAAAGAAACTTTAGAAATTGGCATGAGTGAATTTCCTAGCTGTAATGAAATGTATATCTTTTTCGCAATGACACTCTACAATTTAGGTGATTATGACCTTGCGATGGAAATCTTACTATCTAAATTAGCAGAAACGAGTAGTGATGGAGGAATACAAAAATACGAAGAAGCAATCAAGTTTTATTCTACAAGATTGGATGAGACTTTTAATTAA
- a CDS encoding acyl-CoA thioesterase: MKAKPCINSLTVRNSHVLPPDTNSHGTLFGGRLMAFIDDVGAIAATRHARMPVVTASTDSVDFLNPVYEGDTICLEAFVTWTHNTSMEIFVKAITENLLTGKRKVCTTAFLTMVAVDENGKPTKVPSVYPESEEEKWLHDGAEKRAEYRKARRDDSKMLAKKFGTSLPWNTGEEY; this comes from the coding sequence ATGAAAGCAAAACCGTGTATCAACTCTTTAACTGTAAGAAACTCACATGTTTTACCTCCTGATACCAACAGTCACGGGACGTTGTTCGGTGGAAGACTGATGGCTTTCATTGATGATGTAGGTGCGATTGCTGCGACAAGACACGCTCGCATGCCAGTAGTAACCGCCTCAACTGATTCGGTCGACTTTTTGAACCCGGTATATGAAGGGGATACGATCTGTCTTGAAGCATTCGTGACATGGACTCATAACACTTCTATGGAAATCTTCGTAAAAGCTATCACGGAAAATCTATTGACTGGTAAAAGAAAAGTATGTACGACCGCCTTCTTGACGATGGTTGCTGTGGACGAGAACGGTAAACCTACAAAGGTACCATCAGTCTACCCAGAATCAGAAGAGGAAAAATGGCTTCATGATGGCGCAGAGAAACGTGCTGAGTATCGTAAAGCTAGAAGAGATGATTCGAAAATGCTAGCGAAAAAGTTTGGAACAAGTCTTCCGTGGAATACGGGAGAGGAATATTAA